A window of the Isosphaera pallida ATCC 43644 genome harbors these coding sequences:
- a CDS encoding multiheme c-type cytochrome, producing MRSAARWRGGVGLILSGLAAGIVILAGGAERRGWAGGTEVFRRVVGVVPLARASDAAVESTDPTPANARLPWSEADPFARFAWMGSGSCSAQACHGGVDNTNGAPLGAIGAEHRTWVRLDPHTRAHASLLTQRSRDILKRYRQLPDEVAPRPERDRECLNCHVAQHIDTARTSPGFRFTEGVGCEACHGPSEAWAVPHVADWWKALSPNEKARYGMRSMDTIADRAESCVACHVGRPGMDVNHDLIAAGHPRLRFEFASYHAIYPKHWDHGNERRTQSDWEAKAWLVGQSVTAQGAIRLLEARAANAHERPWPELSEYDCQSCHRDLAQTPIRGSTRRPDHRTSGLPWDSWTALISDDLAAQSAQRGVTIFSWGTWNLPLLPDLAHAARRHDLVQPLAPLAVEMSRLDPDPKRVAALAAASQPALASLTRMLHDRTWTIPELVGVAAALRRHGLRRDLAGHDRVAQLFLGLSALVQGLDDQGAAVRRPEVIEGLRGLAEALRFPPGSDTPNGPDPQAIRSALQRLAPLDSVTPPARLRP from the coding sequence ATGCGATCGGCGGCCCGATGGCGCGGTGGTGTCGGCTTGATCCTCAGCGGTCTTGCGGCGGGGATCGTGATTTTGGCAGGAGGGGCTGAACGCCGAGGTTGGGCAGGCGGGACCGAGGTGTTTCGTCGGGTGGTCGGAGTCGTTCCCTTGGCAAGGGCATCCGATGCGGCCGTGGAATCGACCGACCCGACCCCTGCGAACGCCCGCCTCCCCTGGTCCGAGGCTGACCCGTTTGCCCGTTTCGCCTGGATGGGGTCGGGCAGTTGTTCGGCCCAGGCGTGTCACGGCGGAGTGGACAACACCAATGGGGCCCCCCTGGGCGCAATCGGTGCCGAACATCGGACCTGGGTGCGGCTCGACCCCCACACCCGCGCCCACGCCTCGCTGCTGACTCAGCGCTCGCGCGACATCCTTAAACGCTATCGCCAATTGCCTGACGAGGTCGCACCCCGGCCCGAGCGTGACCGCGAATGCCTCAACTGCCACGTCGCACAGCACATCGACACGGCTCGCACTTCCCCTGGGTTCCGCTTCACCGAGGGGGTCGGATGCGAAGCCTGTCACGGTCCCTCCGAAGCCTGGGCCGTCCCTCACGTGGCCGACTGGTGGAAGGCCCTCTCCCCCAACGAGAAGGCCCGCTATGGGATGAGGTCGATGGACACGATCGCCGACCGCGCTGAGTCGTGCGTGGCTTGTCACGTCGGACGCCCCGGCATGGATGTCAACCACGACCTGATCGCCGCGGGTCACCCTCGTCTGCGGTTCGAGTTCGCCTCCTACCACGCCATTTATCCCAAACACTGGGACCACGGTAACGAACGCCGAACCCAAAGCGACTGGGAGGCCAAAGCCTGGTTGGTCGGCCAGAGCGTCACCGCCCAGGGCGCGATTCGTCTGCTCGAAGCCCGCGCTGCCAACGCCCACGAGCGTCCCTGGCCCGAACTCTCCGAGTACGACTGTCAGTCCTGCCACCGCGACCTCGCGCAAACCCCTATTCGAGGATCGACCCGCCGCCCCGACCATCGGACCTCCGGCCTGCCTTGGGACTCCTGGACCGCTTTGATCTCTGACGACCTCGCTGCCCAATCCGCCCAACGCGGCGTCACGATCTTCTCTTGGGGCACCTGGAACCTGCCTCTGCTGCCCGATCTCGCCCACGCGGCCAGGCGACACGACTTGGTTCAGCCCCTCGCGCCTCTGGCGGTCGAGATGAGCCGACTTGATCCCGACCCCAAACGAGTCGCCGCCCTCGCCGCCGCAAGTCAACCGGCTCTTGCTTCCTTGACCCGAATGCTGCACGATCGAACCTGGACGATTCCCGAATTAGTTGGCGTCGCTGCTGCTCTAAGACGCCACGGTCTGAGACGCGACCTCGCGGGCCATGACCGCGTCGCCCAACTCTTTCTGGGTCTCTCAGCGCTAGTTCAGGGCCTCGACGACCAGGGCGCGGCGGTGCGTCGTCCCGAGGTGATCGAGGGTCTTCGGGGCCTAGCCGAAGCGCTGCGGTTCCCGCCCGGTTCGGACACCCCTAACGGTCCCGATCCCCAAGCGATTCGTTCGGCTCTACAACGTCTGGCCCCACTCGACTCCGTTACCCCACCGGCTCGACTCCGTCCCTGA
- a CDS encoding efflux RND transporter periplasmic adaptor subunit has product MTPASPSSRRGLSLTMLVIGMVVAATTFAAVWTFWAPAGVSVELPPNLVCPVSRGVLDVVIRTAGEIDSTTKTNVVCELTQFSVYSSGSRRTSSGLSTILRLVPEGTLVRKGDVICELDSSEYVEMELQQTLEVEESRFELRQAELDLEVAEAARHEFLDGLAPQTLENYQGQLALAESDQVRLVDRVEWTKRMVDRGYMSLSQLRSEERNLAKAQLDVQRILRSFQVYRDYTIPRQRAGLEASILSRKSIVESRRRRLERHENRLEQIRQMIANCTIRAPHDGMVIYANDDPDRPMVEGAQVYTNQKLFFLPDLEHMEAVARLNESVVHQVKPGMKARVRTESMPDRTFIGVVSSVDEFPEPPVRGRPMDVKTYKAHIKLDGGVNGLLPGMNSEIEIVADQSHDALVIPATALTQADGREACYVTQGDQVTIRPIRLGRSNTQWIEVVDGLSEGESVVIDSQAIAPEVASTIPLSDPSPVVTTSVTSDLSDRPNTASLGSSQTPTVSSAF; this is encoded by the coding sequence ATGACTCCCGCCTCACCCTCCTCCCGCCGCGGTCTCTCTTTGACCATGCTGGTCATTGGAATGGTCGTCGCCGCGACCACATTCGCCGCTGTCTGGACGTTCTGGGCCCCTGCGGGCGTCTCTGTCGAGTTGCCCCCCAACTTGGTTTGCCCTGTCTCCCGGGGCGTCCTGGATGTGGTCATCCGAACTGCCGGCGAAATCGACAGCACGACCAAAACCAATGTCGTTTGTGAGTTGACCCAATTTTCGGTCTACTCTTCAGGTTCCCGACGAACCTCCAGCGGACTCTCAACCATCCTCCGACTGGTCCCCGAGGGAACCTTGGTCCGCAAGGGTGACGTGATTTGCGAACTGGACTCCTCCGAGTACGTCGAGATGGAGCTCCAGCAGACCCTTGAGGTGGAGGAGTCACGGTTCGAGCTGCGTCAAGCCGAACTGGATCTGGAGGTCGCCGAAGCAGCACGCCACGAGTTTCTGGACGGGTTGGCCCCCCAGACCCTGGAGAACTATCAGGGGCAGCTGGCGTTAGCCGAGTCGGATCAGGTTCGGCTGGTGGATCGGGTCGAGTGGACCAAGCGGATGGTGGATCGGGGTTACATGTCGCTTTCCCAGTTGCGTTCCGAGGAGCGCAACCTCGCCAAAGCGCAACTGGACGTTCAACGCATCCTGCGGTCGTTCCAGGTTTATCGCGACTACACGATTCCCCGCCAGCGGGCTGGTCTGGAAGCCAGCATTCTGAGCCGCAAGTCAATTGTGGAAAGCCGCAGGCGACGTCTTGAACGTCACGAAAACCGTCTGGAGCAGATTCGGCAGATGATCGCCAACTGCACCATTCGCGCTCCTCATGATGGGATGGTCATCTACGCCAACGACGACCCCGACCGCCCGATGGTGGAAGGCGCTCAGGTCTATACCAATCAGAAACTGTTCTTCTTACCCGACTTGGAACATATGGAGGCGGTCGCCCGTCTCAACGAGTCGGTGGTGCATCAGGTCAAGCCGGGCATGAAGGCGCGAGTTCGCACGGAGTCGATGCCAGACCGGACCTTCATCGGGGTAGTCAGCTCGGTGGACGAGTTTCCCGAACCACCGGTTCGGGGGCGTCCGATGGATGTGAAGACCTACAAAGCCCACATCAAGCTGGACGGCGGAGTCAACGGTCTCCTGCCGGGCATGAACAGCGAGATCGAAATCGTGGCCGATCAGTCGCACGACGCCTTGGTGATCCCCGCCACTGCGTTGACTCAGGCCGACGGCCGCGAAGCCTGTTACGTCACTCAGGGCGATCAAGTCACAATCCGCCCCATCCGTTTGGGACGGTCCAACACCCAATGGATCGAAGTGGTCGATGGTCTGTCTGAAGGCGAGTCGGTCGTGATCGATTCCCAGGCCATCGCTCCCGAGGTCGCCTCCACGATCCCTTTGAGCGATCCGTCACCTGTCGTCACCACCTCGGTGACCTCCGATCTGTCCGATCGGCCCAACACTGCCTCTCTGGGTTCCAGCCAAACGCCTACGGTTTCCTCGGCGTTTTGA
- a CDS encoding efflux RND transporter permease subunit — translation MQKLAEICVKRPIFALMLMMTLVVSGSAAYLELGVDRFPKLDLPTIAVVTNYPGATPEEVETEVSRIIEDAVARVSGIDELRSISWDGSSFVLITFNLDVDINVGSQDVRDAVNSVLNRLPPTIDPPIIRKSDTESSPIITLAVSGQRDPQELYVLADRAVKQILESARGVAEARIAGASERAVRVEIEASRLAAHGLSITQVRDAIARQNLELPGGRVETGVKELGLRTLGRLEAAREFDDLVVSSGRGAPVRIRDLGRVIDGTKQVRTLCRLDGVPAVVVEIQRQSGANTMEVIHAVKERLERCRELLPRDVTLNIIQDQSRYIEASLHEVSNHLIIGSIMASLVVLVFMKSWRSTIIAAVAIPTSIIATFAAMKALGFTLNNVTMLALVLMVGVVIDDAIVVLENIFHCIEEKGMDPFTAAIEGTREIGLAVLATTLSLVVVFLPVSFLNSVTGRMMYEFGVTATVAILVSMLVSFSLTPMMCSRMLKPTRQAIAGAPGALEQPHSRRGFYHVIEVGYERCLAWSMRWRGLVLLLCAATLVSILPLYNMVKQDYVPTNVDEGEFEVGFRTPEGISVEAMDKTLTIVENEVRSIPGVVQVLSTVGTRGAGSVNWGNLYVRLEPIEERTFSFKRLLYGLLKGDPGEAFRGNYTQRDVMTAVRERLRQYPDLQASTRNQTSLRQGAPVDLDFNLVGPNIEELIHYSELLKAKAETLPGLVDVSTTLQIEKPELLARIDRERAAALGVEVGEIAETLRIAVGGDERVSRYRDAQLDDVYDVELRLIGIDRASPEAISQLYVRAASPPRLSESEIKGMIPVSNTAATGTFGLGTTMGGPRTTSMESAGLTRLDNLVSFLPHLSATRIDRIDRMRSVGIRANIAPGYALGDQIALINQQVATLDLPPGFATSVRGRGRELEKTFGDLQWTIVLSFLFMYIILAAQFEHLLHPVTILTTLPLAIPFGLISLELGGETLNLYSALGVLVLFGVVKKAAILQVDHTNQLRAKGMERLPAIMKANRDRLRPILMTTVAFVAGMVPLLVGTGPGAEERRSIAVLAFGGQSLSLLLTLVAAPVIYSYLDDLGRLLRPRWVQQVQNETQENGEQPATLPEPIAAVAAVSAAQASRG, via the coding sequence GTGCAGAAGCTGGCCGAAATCTGCGTCAAACGTCCGATCTTCGCTTTGATGTTGATGATGACGCTGGTGGTCTCCGGCAGCGCCGCCTACTTGGAACTGGGGGTGGACCGCTTCCCGAAACTCGACCTGCCCACCATCGCCGTGGTGACCAATTACCCCGGCGCGACTCCCGAGGAGGTCGAAACGGAGGTCTCGCGGATCATTGAGGACGCCGTGGCGCGGGTCTCGGGCATCGACGAGCTTCGATCGATCTCCTGGGACGGCAGTTCGTTTGTGCTCATCACCTTCAATCTCGACGTGGATATCAATGTCGGCTCGCAGGATGTACGCGACGCGGTCAACTCGGTGCTGAATCGGCTGCCGCCGACGATCGACCCGCCGATCATCCGCAAAAGCGACACCGAAAGTTCGCCGATCATCACCCTGGCGGTCTCGGGACAACGCGACCCCCAGGAGCTTTATGTGCTGGCCGATCGCGCGGTCAAGCAGATTCTGGAAAGCGCCCGGGGGGTGGCCGAGGCTCGAATCGCGGGAGCCTCCGAGCGAGCGGTGCGGGTGGAGATCGAAGCGTCCCGCCTGGCGGCCCACGGTCTATCGATCACCCAGGTGCGTGACGCCATCGCGCGTCAGAACCTCGAACTGCCTGGCGGACGGGTTGAGACTGGGGTCAAGGAACTGGGGTTGCGCACCTTAGGACGTTTAGAGGCGGCCCGTGAGTTCGATGATCTGGTCGTCAGCAGCGGTCGAGGCGCGCCCGTGCGGATACGCGACCTGGGGCGGGTCATCGACGGTACCAAGCAGGTCCGTACCCTTTGCCGTCTCGACGGCGTGCCCGCGGTCGTGGTGGAGATTCAGCGCCAGTCGGGCGCGAACACGATGGAGGTGATTCACGCCGTCAAGGAGCGTCTCGAGCGCTGCCGCGAGTTGCTGCCCCGCGACGTGACCCTCAACATCATCCAGGACCAATCGCGCTACATCGAAGCCTCGCTCCATGAGGTTTCCAACCACTTGATCATCGGCAGCATCATGGCGAGTCTGGTAGTTCTGGTCTTCATGAAAAGTTGGCGGTCCACGATCATCGCGGCGGTGGCCATCCCCACCTCGATCATCGCCACCTTCGCTGCCATGAAAGCGCTGGGATTTACCCTCAACAACGTCACCATGCTGGCGCTCGTGTTGATGGTTGGGGTGGTGATCGACGACGCCATCGTGGTGCTTGAGAACATTTTTCACTGCATCGAGGAAAAGGGGATGGACCCCTTCACCGCGGCAATCGAGGGGACCCGCGAAATCGGTTTGGCCGTGCTAGCCACCACGCTGTCGCTGGTGGTGGTGTTCCTGCCGGTCTCGTTCCTGAACTCGGTCACCGGGCGGATGATGTACGAGTTCGGCGTGACTGCGACGGTGGCGATTCTTGTGTCAATGCTGGTCTCCTTTTCGCTGACCCCCATGATGTGTTCGCGGATGCTCAAGCCGACCCGCCAAGCGATCGCCGGCGCGCCGGGCGCTCTTGAGCAGCCTCACAGCCGTCGGGGCTTCTACCACGTCATTGAGGTCGGCTACGAACGTTGTCTGGCCTGGTCGATGCGTTGGCGGGGCCTGGTGCTGTTGCTTTGCGCGGCGACTCTGGTTTCGATCCTCCCACTTTACAACATGGTCAAGCAGGACTACGTTCCCACCAACGTGGATGAAGGTGAGTTCGAGGTTGGCTTCCGCACCCCCGAGGGGATCTCGGTGGAGGCGATGGACAAGACCCTGACAATCGTGGAAAACGAGGTCCGCTCGATTCCCGGTGTGGTTCAGGTCCTCTCGACCGTGGGCACCCGCGGCGCAGGGTCGGTCAACTGGGGCAATCTTTACGTTCGTCTGGAACCAATCGAGGAGCGGACCTTCTCTTTCAAGCGGTTGCTCTACGGCCTTCTCAAAGGGGATCCCGGCGAAGCGTTCCGAGGCAACTATACCCAGCGCGACGTGATGACGGCGGTACGCGAACGGTTGCGCCAATATCCCGACCTCCAGGCGTCTACCCGCAACCAAACCTCGCTGCGTCAAGGCGCTCCGGTCGATTTGGACTTCAACTTGGTTGGACCCAACATTGAGGAACTCATCCACTACTCCGAATTGCTCAAAGCCAAAGCGGAGACCCTGCCAGGGCTAGTGGATGTCTCCACGACGCTTCAGATTGAAAAGCCCGAACTGCTCGCGCGAATTGATCGGGAGCGTGCCGCGGCGCTAGGGGTTGAAGTGGGCGAGATCGCCGAGACGCTCCGAATCGCTGTTGGTGGAGATGAACGGGTGTCGCGTTACCGTGACGCTCAACTCGACGACGTGTACGATGTGGAGCTGCGTCTGATCGGAATCGACCGCGCCAGTCCTGAGGCGATTTCGCAGTTATATGTCCGCGCCGCCTCCCCGCCCCGTTTGAGCGAGTCGGAAATCAAGGGAATGATCCCGGTTAGCAACACTGCGGCAACGGGCACCTTCGGGTTGGGAACCACGATGGGCGGCCCTCGCACTACATCGATGGAAAGCGCGGGGCTGACCCGCTTGGACAACCTCGTGTCGTTCTTGCCCCACCTTTCGGCCACTCGGATTGACCGGATCGACCGCATGAGGTCCGTGGGTATTCGGGCCAACATCGCTCCAGGTTACGCCTTGGGCGATCAAATCGCCTTGATCAACCAACAGGTCGCTACCCTCGATCTCCCCCCCGGCTTCGCCACCTCGGTGCGCGGACGGGGCCGCGAGTTGGAGAAAACCTTCGGCGATCTCCAATGGACGATCGTTCTCTCATTCCTCTTTATGTATATCATTCTCGCCGCTCAGTTTGAACATCTGCTCCATCCTGTCACGATCTTGACCACCTTGCCGCTGGCGATCCCGTTTGGGCTAATCTCGCTGGAGCTGGGCGGGGAGACCCTCAACTTGTATTCAGCGCTGGGGGTTCTGGTCTTGTTCGGGGTGGTCAAAAAAGCAGCGATTCTCCAGGTGGACCACACCAACCAGTTGCGGGCCAAGGGGATGGAACGTTTGCCGGCGATCATGAAAGCTAACCGCGACCGTCTGCGTCCCATCCTCATGACCACGGTGGCCTTCGTGGCAGGCATGGTGCCGTTGCTCGTGGGGACCGGTCCCGGCGCGGAGGAGCGGCGTTCCATCGCCGTGCTGGCCTTTGGCGGCCAATCGCTGTCGTTGCTGCTGACCCTGGTGGCCGCTCCCGTAATTTACTCCTACCTCGATGATTTGGGACGGTTGCTCCGTCCGCGGTGGGTCCAACAGGTGCAGAACGAAACCCAAGAAAACGGCGAGCAACCCGCCACGCTTCCCGAGCCAATTGCCGCCGTTGCTGCTGTTTCGGCCGCGCAGGCGTCGAGGGGTTGA
- a CDS encoding efflux RND transporter periplasmic adaptor subunit — translation MPISFGFRPRDGDAAESCERSLVGACLVGQLRCGLAVVALTTGLAGCSQSGSSAGVSESDIVETTVPKVEVIRAADHLWPLTARIQGSLVGDEQAQIGARVAGRVESVTVDLGSRVATGDILAVLDQNEFALKVRLAQARVAQTRAALGLSEGQTRDDLAVDQVPSVRQEKALLDEAKALYDRSVTLAARNAITPEEFRRFEAQYQVARARHAAAINQVEELLAQYEGALADFDLARQEQADSIVRAPFDGIVAERFVAPGIYLAEGRPVVTLVRVDPLRYRAGVPERLAMNVALGQEVRIFLEGRDTPLIAQVTRISPSLDVLSRSLTIEADLPNPEGAYRAGLFAEAEIVIDPQARAVVLPAQAVSDFAGVEKVWMVQDGQAVGRPIQTGRREGHLVEIVSGLQVGDLVLAKAREGRGGPVQAVIAPAESSAPAVAAEPPARPPVQPRSAGVIIN, via the coding sequence ATGCCAATCAGCTTCGGATTCCGTCCGCGCGACGGCGACGCCGCCGAAAGCTGCGAGCGGTCGCTCGTGGGGGCGTGCCTGGTCGGCCAATTGCGTTGTGGTCTCGCGGTCGTTGCTCTGACTACTGGGCTTGCTGGGTGTTCGCAGTCCGGTTCCAGCGCCGGCGTTTCGGAATCCGACATCGTCGAGACCACGGTTCCCAAAGTCGAGGTCATTCGGGCCGCCGATCACTTATGGCCGCTCACTGCGCGGATTCAAGGCAGCTTGGTGGGCGACGAGCAAGCTCAGATCGGAGCGCGGGTGGCCGGTCGGGTGGAGTCGGTCACGGTCGACCTGGGGTCGCGGGTGGCGACCGGCGATATTTTGGCGGTCTTGGATCAAAACGAGTTCGCACTCAAAGTCAGGCTGGCTCAGGCCCGGGTGGCTCAAACCCGCGCGGCGCTTGGGTTGAGCGAGGGGCAAACCCGGGACGATCTGGCGGTTGACCAGGTTCCCAGCGTGCGCCAGGAAAAGGCGCTGCTGGACGAGGCCAAAGCGCTTTACGACCGCTCGGTGACGCTCGCCGCCCGCAACGCCATCACGCCTGAGGAGTTCCGTCGCTTCGAAGCCCAGTATCAGGTGGCTCGGGCTCGTCACGCCGCGGCGATCAACCAGGTTGAGGAACTGTTGGCGCAGTATGAAGGGGCGCTGGCCGATTTCGATCTGGCCCGTCAAGAGCAGGCCGATTCGATTGTTCGGGCCCCGTTCGACGGGATTGTCGCCGAGCGGTTCGTCGCTCCCGGGATTTATCTGGCTGAAGGACGCCCGGTGGTGACTCTGGTGCGGGTCGATCCGTTGCGTTACCGGGCCGGCGTGCCTGAACGTCTCGCCATGAATGTGGCTCTTGGTCAAGAGGTGCGGATTTTTCTTGAGGGCCGCGACACGCCGCTGATCGCCCAGGTGACCCGGATCAGCCCGTCGCTTGATGTTCTCAGCCGGTCCTTGACCATCGAGGCCGACCTTCCCAACCCCGAAGGAGCCTACCGGGCCGGTCTGTTCGCGGAGGCCGAAATCGTGATCGACCCCCAAGCCCGCGCGGTGGTGTTGCCCGCTCAGGCGGTCAGCGACTTCGCGGGCGTCGAGAAAGTCTGGATGGTCCAAGACGGCCAGGCGGTTGGCCGCCCAATCCAAACCGGTCGCCGCGAAGGACACCTCGTCGAGATCGTCTCGGGTCTTCAGGTGGGCGATCTGGTGCTGGCCAAGGCCCGCGAAGGCCGCGGCGGTCCGGTCCAGGCGGTGATCGCCCCCGCAGAATCCTCCGCCCCCGCCGTCGCCGCCGAACCACCCGCCCGTCCACCAGTCCAACCACGTTCTGCCGGCGTTATCATAAATTAA